A single genomic interval of Sceloporus undulatus isolate JIND9_A2432 ecotype Alabama chromosome 2, SceUnd_v1.1, whole genome shotgun sequence harbors:
- the SLC46A2 gene encoding thymic stromal cotransporter homolog, translating to MASMMDLRTWIEPVVGAAELASAFFDTGLLLVVKNYYNQTNSSSLPTSAHASETAQQKAISNFFIIYRLVDGLTPLVSAYGLAKLGDLKNRKISICVPLAGYLLSRILLLLLILLEWPIEVMYGAAVLHGLTGGYTTYWASVMALGSQGSSESRRSLRLIIIELIYGIAGFLGSIASGHLFVSFHLTYQHGTVLVSSSVALYAFCLIYSLFVLRVPKPGSPPPAASSFDKDHPDSKLADDEGDSIFPETKSPSMMVPSKLIIAMLFMGAIMYDLAVAGAMDVLPLFLLKEPLSWGPEYIGYANAAGYMIFITSFLGVFMFSKFLKDTTMIMMGIVSFSVGILIMAFVRQTYLFYVARAVMLFALIPLTTIRSLLSKQVEGSSYGKMFVLLQLSLVITGAVTLTAYNKIYQNTLGWFSGFCFLLSCGIGCLSLIPISVVACKQRTSSGSLEILTD from the exons ATGGCTAGCATGATGGATCTAAGGACATGGATTGAGCCTGTTGTTGGTGCGGCTGAGCTTGCCAGCGCTTTCTTTGATACAGGACTACTGCTAGTGGTAAAGAACTACTACAACCAGACCAATTCTTCTTCCTTACCCACTTCAGCCCATGCCAGTGAGACAGCACAGCAGAAAGCCATCtccaatttcttcattatctacaGACTGGTGGATGGCCTGACCCCACTAGTGTCAGCTTATGGCCTAGCCAAATTGGGTGATCTGAAGAACAGGAAGATCTCCATCTGCGTGCCTCTGGCTGGCTATTTGCTCTCTCGGATTCTTTTGCTCCTCTTGATCCTCTTGGAGTGGCCCATCGAGGTGATGTATGGAGCTGCTGTCTTGCATGGTCTGACAGGAGGCTACACCACTTACTGGGCTAGTGTCATGGCCCTGGGGTCCCAGGGTTCCTCTGAGAGCAGGAGATCATTACGCCTCATCATTATAGAGCTCATCTATGGCATAGCTGGTTTTTTGGGCAGCATTGCATCTGGTCACCTCTTTGTCAGCTTCCACCTTACTTATCAACATGGCACAGTCTTGGTATCTTCCAGTGTTGCCTTATATGCATTTTGCCTTATCTACAGTCTCTTTGTCCTCAGAGTGCCCAAGCCTGGAAGTCCTCCCCCAGCAGCTTCTTCCTTTGACAAGGACCATCCTGACAGCAAGTTGGCTGATGATGAAGGAGATTCCATATTTCCTGAAACCAAAAGCCCTTCCATGATGGTTCCTTCCAAGCTCATCATTGCCATGCTTTTTATGGGAGCCATCATGTATGACTTAGCTGTCGCAGGAGCCATGGATGTTCTGCCCCTTTTTCTGCTCAAGGAACCTCTGAGCTGGGGGCCAGAATATATTGGCTATGCCAATGCTGCCGGCTACATGATCTTTATCACCAGTTTCCTGGGAGTCTTCATGTTCTCCAAGTTTTTAAAAGACACCACCATGATCATGATGGGGATTGTGTCTTTCTCAGTTGGCATCCTCATCATGGCCTTTGTACGACAGACATACCTGTTTTACGTTG CTCGTGCGGTGATGCTGTTTGCCCTCATTCCTCTGACAACCATCAGATCTTTGTTATCCAAACAAGTAGAAGGATCATCCTATG GAAAGATGTTTGTTCTCCTGCAGCTCTCTCTTGTGATCACAGGTGCTGTGACTTTAACAGCCTATAATAAAATCTACCAAAATACGCTGGGCTGGTTCAGTGGATTCTGCTTCCTATTGTCATGTGGCATCGGCTGCCTAAGCCTCATCCCCATCAG TGTTGTCGCATGCAAGCAACGCACATCCTCTGGATCACTGGAGATCTTAACCGACTAA